CAACACGAACAGCACGCACGCGCTGATGAGCACGGGCTTCCTGCCGATCCGGTCGCTCAACGATCCCACTATCGGCAGCATGATCACGTAGGCGGCAAGCGAGATTATCGTGGTAAGAATCGAGGCGACGGGGTCGAAGCCGAGCTCCTCGGACAGGTAGGTCGGCATGTAGCTCAGGATCATGTAGAAGCCTACGGCGTTCAGGCACACGATGCCGAATGCGACGAGGATCTGCTTGTAGTTGCGGCGTAGACCCGCGATCAGGGGCGCCTGTACGGTCTCCCGGCTGCGCTCGAGCTCCTGAAAGAGCGGAGTGTCTTCCAGCTTCAGGCGGATGTAAAGGCCGACTAGCCCGAGCGGACCCGCCGCGAGAAACGGGAGCCGCCAGCCCCAGCCCTGCAGCGCGGCCTCCCCCAGGTTGAACTGGAGCAGCGAGGCGACGCCGGCTCCCAGTACCAGACCGGCCGCCGTGCTCGCCGGGACCATGCTCACCAGAAACCCCCGGCGTCCCTCCGGTGCGTACTCCGCTATGAAAGAGCCCGCCCCGGCATACTCGCCGGCGGCTGAGAACCCCTGTACCAGCCTGGCGACGAGCAACAGCGCCGGCGCGGCCAGCCCTATCGTGGCGTAGCTGGGTATCAGACCGATAGAGAAGGTCGAGGCGGACATGATGATGATCGTTAGCGCCAGGATCCGCTTGCGGCCCAGCTTATCCCCGAAATGACCCCAGAACAGACCGCCTATCGGGCGCACCACGAACGAGACCGCGAAGACGGCGAAAGCTCCCAGAAGTGCGGCCGTCTCGTTGCCCGAGGCGAAAAATACCGCCCCGATCGTGGCCGCCAGATACCCGTAAGAAGCGTAGTCGAACCACTCGATCAGGTTCCCAACCGCCGCGCCCGTAACGGCCCGTCTGACGGCGGAAGCCCGAGCCTCCGGCGCCGCTGCGTCTCCTCGAACCGACAAATCGTACCTCCCGGCCTTTCCCACAAATACAGTTGCATTTATAGCAACGGTGTTGTGAACAAGGTAAACGCTGGTAATAGGGCTGTCAACGATTCAGGGTAAGTTTTCACAATTTTTTTGGGACGAGCGCAGATTTGACGGTGTCTGGAATGAGACTCACGCCATGATCCTGGGTAGTCGCGTGTCAGGATCGGCAGTTATCGGCCATGCGGCTGAGGAAGCTTTTGGAGCTCTTGGATATCTTGGAGGACGCGGAGCGTACCGGATGTATCGCGAGTGGGGAGAGTGGCGTTGGTCCGCGTGGTGGGGTCTCCCGTGCGGGCGAGTCGGGTTCTGCGTTCGCCGGGATATGCTCACCTTTTGGGAGAGGGTTACATGAGTCGGGCCTACTCAGCTTCCGGGAGCGTCGGCCTCCGGAGCGTCTACGTGGCTGCCCAGGCTGATCGAGATCCGCTCTGCGGTTTGCCTGACCATCTTTCCCAGGTCGTGGGTGCGGTCTGCGGGTACGCGGTAACGCGGGGCGGTCAGCAGTACGGCGGCTATTACCCGGTCCCGATTGTCGCGGACGGGGGCAGAGATGCCGGTCTCCTCGAGAGAGGTTTCACCGTCGTTGATCGCGTAGCCTCTCTGGAGGATACGGCGTAGGTCCTCGAAAAAGGCGTCGGGGTCCACGGTGGTGCGCTCGGTGAGCCTTTCGAGGCCACGTTCGGCGAACTTCTGGGCCTCCTCCGGATCTTCGGCGAGAAAGACCCGCACCGAAGAGCTGGCGGCCTCCGGGTAGCGGGTGCCCACGGGGGAGGTGTGTTTGACCTTGCGGGGACTTGCGGCCTGCTCGACGCTCACCGTCTCCCGGACACTCCACACGGTGAGCACGGCCGTCTCGCCCGTCTCGCGTGATAGGTCTTCCAGAAACGGCCGCGCCACGCGCCGCACGTCCATGTTCGCCAGCATCGGGCCTGCGAGTGCGATGACCCCGATGCCGAGCCGGAAACGGCCGCTCGCGGGGTCCCGCTCGACGAGGCTGGTCTCTTCCAGGGTGGCGAGTATCCGGGATACGGTGCTCTTGTGCAGCTGGAGGCGGCGGGAGATCTCGTTCACCCCGAGCACCGGCTCCTCCCGGCTAAACGCCTGGAGGACGTATATGCCGTTGCGCAGGGCGGAGGTGCCCGTCTTGGAAGACGCCCCGTTCTCCTCCTGCCGCTCTACCGCGTCTCCCGTCGAGCCACGCCCCATACCAAGCTCCTTACGAATCAGAGTGTCGCGCACCGGGACGCTGACCGTCCAGCGCCCGCCTTCTACCACCACCTCGTCATTGTACGGGTGCTCCGCCGATTCTGGGAGAGGCTGTACGGTTTATCTACGTCCCTGCGGACTCCTCCGGCTATCCGGCGGGCTGGAATAGTCCACGCTTCCTGAGCCAGGCTTGCGTGGCGGACACTTGATTGAATGTGTTGATGTGGAACCCGGCGAGGCCGTAGCGAGTATCGCCCATGTAGGGTAGTAGCGCGTCTATCAGCTCATCCGGACGGTAAGCCCCGGCACCAAACAAGCGTCCGGCGAGCCCGCGCTGTTTGGTCAGGTAGCGCAGAGAGTCTCCGAGCCCGATCTTCATCGAGATGCGGAGTAGCCGGGCTTTGCCGACCACGCCGGGTATACCGACGTAGACCGGCAGATCGAACCCGCGCTCGCGGGCCCACTCTATCCAGCGGAGCACGGCACCGGGGTCGAAGCAGATCTGGGTAACCGCGTAAGAGGCGAACCGCTGCTTCTCCAGCAGAGCCCCGAAAAGGGCCTCCTCCTCTATGAGCGGGTGGGGCTCCGGGTAGGCCGGGACCCCGATCCTTTCGAGGCCGTGATCCAACCCGGCCAACGCCCCGAGCAACTCCGCCCCGCTAGAGAAGGAGCCTGCGGGCTCCTCGGAGTCTCCGCCGATGACGAAGACTTCCCGGATACCCGTTGCCTCCAGCCGCCGCACGACGTCCTCCAGGTGTTCCTCGCTCTCGATTAGCCGGGCCGAGAGGTGTGGGATGACCTCCAGCCCCCTCGCGGCCAGCCGCTCCGCGAGCCCCAGCGAGGCGTCCAGCCCGAAAGAGGGGGAGCAGGTGACGCTCACCCTGGTGCCCGGTGGGAGGGAGTTTGCCTCCCCCGCTGCCCCTTCGGTGGGGATGAGCTCGTAGCGCAGCTCGGGTTGTACAGCGGGAGAAGCCCGTTTGGAGGCCCGCTGCTCTTTGGCAGTCTTCAGCGATGGTCCGAGTCTCACACTTTCCCTTACAGTCCCGGGTATAGCGGGTGACGGTGCATAAGGGCGCGGCTGCGGTCTAGCAGGGCTGCCCGCTCGGGCTCGAAGTCCTCGCCCAGGGCGGCGGCTATGATGCGCCCGATCTCCCGCATGTCGTCCTCTCCGAACCCGCGGGTGGTGAGCGCAGAGGTCCCGATCCGCAGACCCGACGGGTTCATGGGGGGCCGCTCGTCGAACGGTATGGCGTTGCGGTTTACCGTGATGCCGACCTCATCCAGCCGGTCCTCGGCGGTCTTTCCGTCGAGCCCGGTGGAGCCGAGATCCACCAGCACCTGATGCACGTCCGTGCCGCCGGTCAGGATGTTTATGCCGTTCTCCAGGAGCTCTTCGCCCAGCGCCCGGGCGTTCGCCACCGTCCGGCGCTGGCGCTCCTTGAAACCGTCGCTCGCCGCTATGCGCATGGCGACCGCCTTCGCCGCTATGACGTGCATCAGCGGCCCGCCCTGCTGGCCCGGGAATATGGAGCTGTTTATCTTCTTGGCGTACTCTTCACGGCACAGGATCATGCCGCTCCGCGGTCCGCCGAGCGTTTTGTGTACCGTGGTGGTCACGACGTCGGCGTGCGGCACCGGGTTCGGGTACTCACCGGCGGCGACCAGCCCGGAGAAGTGGGCCATATCCACCATGAGCTTCGCCCCGACCTCGTCGGCTATGCGTTTGAAGACAGAGAAGTCCAGGTAGCGCGGGTAGGCCGACCACCCGGCGACTATCAGGGACGGCTTGTGCTCGTGGGCGAGGCGCTCGACCTCGTCCATGTCCACCAGACCGCTCTCCCGGTCCACGTGGTAGGCGACGGGGTTGTAGAGCTTGCCGGAGACGTTCAGCTTCATCCCGTGTGAGAGGTGGCCGCCGTGGTCCAGCGCCAGCCCCAGGAACGTGTCGCCGGGCTCCATGAGCGCCATGTACACCGCGTTGTTCGCCTGGGCCCCGGAGTGGGGCTGTACGTTTACGTGCTCGGCCCCGAACACCTCCTTGGCGCGGTCTATGGCGAGCTGCTCCGCCACGTCAACCTCCTCGCAGCCACCGTAGTAACGCCGGCCCGGATAGCCCTCGGCGTACTTGTTGGTGAGGACCGAGCCC
Above is a genomic segment from Rubrobacter aplysinae containing:
- a CDS encoding MFS transporter is translated as MSVRGDAAAPEARASAVRRAVTGAAVGNLIEWFDYASYGYLAATIGAVFFASGNETAALLGAFAVFAVSFVVRPIGGLFWGHFGDKLGRKRILALTIIIMSASTFSIGLIPSYATIGLAAPALLLVARLVQGFSAAGEYAGAGSFIAEYAPEGRRGFLVSMVPASTAAGLVLGAGVASLLQFNLGEAALQGWGWRLPFLAAGPLGLVGLYIRLKLEDTPLFQELERSRETVQAPLIAGLRRNYKQILVAFGIVCLNAVGFYMILSYMPTYLSEELGFDPVASILTTIISLAAYVIMLPIVGSLSDRIGRKPVLISACVLFVLFTIPAFGLMSLGGIGFAILAQILLGAMLAGNDGVLATFLTEMFPTTVRYSSFALSFNLGNAIFGGTAPFIATFLIAQTGNDFAPGFYLIAAAIIALVAMLMTRETAWQPLQQEQDESPAADTAPRPEPDLMPEARATRVDNTPDKTL
- a CDS encoding serine hydroxymethyltransferase; translation: MMAPLSELDPEIDEVLGRELERQRDTLEMIASENFVPRAVLEAVGSVLTNKYAEGYPGRRYYGGCEEVDVAEQLAIDRAKEVFGAEHVNVQPHSGAQANNAVYMALMEPGDTFLGLALDHGGHLSHGMKLNVSGKLYNPVAYHVDRESGLVDMDEVERLAHEHKPSLIVAGWSAYPRYLDFSVFKRIADEVGAKLMVDMAHFSGLVAAGEYPNPVPHADVVTTTVHKTLGGPRSGMILCREEYAKKINSSIFPGQQGGPLMHVIAAKAVAMRIAASDGFKERQRRTVANARALGEELLENGINILTGGTDVHQVLVDLGSTGLDGKTAEDRLDEVGITVNRNAIPFDERPPMNPSGLRIGTSALTTRGFGEDDMREIGRIIAAALGEDFEPERAALLDRSRALMHRHPLYPGL
- a CDS encoding methylenetetrahydrofolate reductase yields the protein MRLGPSLKTAKEQRASKRASPAVQPELRYELIPTEGAAGEANSLPPGTRVSVTCSPSFGLDASLGLAERLAARGLEVIPHLSARLIESEEHLEDVVRRLEATGIREVFVIGGDSEEPAGSFSSGAELLGALAGLDHGLERIGVPAYPEPHPLIEEEALFGALLEKQRFASYAVTQICFDPGAVLRWIEWARERGFDLPVYVGIPGVVGKARLLRISMKIGLGDSLRYLTKQRGLAGRLFGAGAYRPDELIDALLPYMGDTRYGLAGFHINTFNQVSATQAWLRKRGLFQPAG
- a CDS encoding IclR family transcriptional regulator yields the protein MVVEGGRWTVSVPVRDTLIRKELGMGRGSTGDAVERQEENGASSKTGTSALRNGIYVLQAFSREEPVLGVNEISRRLQLHKSTVSRILATLEETSLVERDPASGRFRLGIGVIALAGPMLANMDVRRVARPFLEDLSRETGETAVLTVWSVRETVSVEQAASPRKVKHTSPVGTRYPEAASSSVRVFLAEDPEEAQKFAERGLERLTERTTVDPDAFFEDLRRILQRGYAINDGETSLEETGISAPVRDNRDRVIAAVLLTAPRYRVPADRTHDLGKMVRQTAERISISLGSHVDAPEADAPGS